One Colius striatus isolate bColStr4 chromosome 8, bColStr4.1.hap1, whole genome shotgun sequence genomic region harbors:
- the ALOX5 gene encoding polyunsaturated fatty acid 5-lipoxygenase isoform X4 encodes MQNLSLVDSYDVTVEEDLGEIQLIKIEKRKYWYQDDWYLKYITVKTPMGDYLEFPCYRWITDEKEIVLRDGRAKLPRDDKTQILKQHRRKELETRQKMYRWKEWHPGFPLSIDAHSHSDLPRDIQFDNEKGIDFILNYSKAMENLYVNRFMHMFQSSWSDFADFERIFVRISNTISEYVMQHWKEDFMFGYQFLNGCNPVLIRRCTEIPKKFPVTMDMVECSLERNLTLEEEVKQGNIFIVDYELLDGVDANKTDPCTVQYLAAPICLLYKNLENKIVPIAIQLGQKPGPDNPIFLPSDATYDWLLAKIWVRSSDFHIHQTVTHLLRTHLVSEVFSIAMFRQLPAVHPLFKLLVPHMRFTIAINTKAREQLICECGLFDKANATGGGGHVQMVQKAMKDLTYSSLCFPEEIKAKGMDSREDIPYYYYRDDGIKVWGAIKSFTEDVIHIYYESDEVVCEDVELQAFIKDVYVYGMRGVKASGFPKMIRTREKLAEYLTVVIFTTSAQHAAVNFGQYDWCSWIPNAPPTMRHPPPTQKGTVTIEQIVETLPDRGRSCWHLGAVWALSQFQDNELFLGVYPDEHFVEKPVKEAMAKFRKNLDEIVNAIAERNRNKKLPYYYLSPDRIPNSVAV; translated from the exons ATGCAAAACCTGAGCCTG GTTGACTCCTATGATGTGACTGTGGAAGAAGACCTTGGAGAAATTCAGCTAATAAAAATTGAGAAGCGAAAATATTGGTACCAGGATGACTGGTACCTTAAGTATATCACTGTAAAAACGCCAATGGGTGACTATTTGGAGTTCCCATGTTACCGTTGGATTACAGATGAAAAAGAGATTGTCCTTCGGGATGGAAGAG CAAAGCTCCCACGGGATGACAAGACCCAAATTCTCAAGCAGCACAGACGCAAAGAGCTTGAGACTCGTCAAAAAATGTACCG CTGGAAGGAGTGGCATCCAGGCTTTCCTCTGAGCATCGATGCTCATTCTCACAGTGATCTGCCTCGTGACATCCAGTTTGACAATGAGAAAGGAATTGATTTCATTCTGAACTACTCTAAAGC gatGGAGAATCTCTATGTCAACCGTTTCATGCACATGTTCCAGTCCTCCTGGAGCGATTTTGCAGATTTTGAGAGGATCTTTGTCAGAATCAGCAACACAATCTCTG AATACGTAATGCAGCACTGGAAGGAGGATTTTATGTTTGGGTATCAGTTCCTGAATGGATGCAATCCTGTGCTGATCCGGAGATGCACAGAGATACCCAAGAAGTTTCCTGTGACTATGGACATGGTAGAATGCAGTCTGGAGAGGAACCTGACCCTGGAGGAGGAAGTGAAG caaggaaacattttcattgTGGACTATGAGCTTCTGGATGGTGTGGATGCCAACAAAACCGACCCATGCACAGTACAGTATTTGGCTGCACCTATCTGTCTGCTGTATAAGAATCTGGAGAATAAAATTGTACCCATTGCAATCCAG CTTGGTCAAAAGCCTGGGCCAGACAatcccattttccttccttcagatGCCACATATGACTGGCTGCTGGCTAAAATTTGGGTTCGCTCATCTGATTTCCACATCCACCAGACAGTGACCCATCTCTTACGGACACATTTAGTCTCAGAGGTGTTCAGCATAGCTATGTTCCGGCAACTACCTGCTGTACATCCCCTCTTCAAG CTCTTGGTGCCACACATGCGGTTCACAATAGCCATCAACACCAAAGCCCGGGAACAGCTTATCTGCGAGTGTGGCCTTTTTGATAAG GCAAATGCTACAGGTGGAGGAGGACATGTACAAATGGTACAGAAAGCGATGAAGGATCTGACTTACagctctctctgctttcctgaggaGATCAAAGCTAAAGGGATGGACAGCAGAGAGGATATCCCCTACTACTATTACCGGGATGATGGCATTAAAGTCTGGGGGGCTATAAAGAG TTTTACAGAGGATGTGATTCACATTTACTATGAGAGCGACGAGGTGGTGTGTGAGGATGTGGAGCTCCAGGCCTTCATCAAAGACGTTTACGTCTATGGGATGAGGGGTGTGAAGGCCTCAG GATTTCCTAAGATGATCAGGACACGAGAGAAGCTAGCAGAATATCTCACGGTGGTAATATTCACCACATCGGCCCAGCATGCAGCTGTGAATTTTGGTCAG TATGACTGGTGTTCCTGGATTCCCAATGCCCCACCAACAATGCGCCACCCTCCTCCGACACAAAAAGGGACAGTCACCATTGAGCAAATTGTGGAGACTCTGCCAGACAGGGGACGTTCTTGTTGGCATCTTGGAGCTGTCTGGGCCTTGAGCCAATTCCAGGACAATGAA CTGTTTCTGGGCGTGTACCCAGATGAACACTTCGTGGAGAAGCCAGTGAAAGAGGCTATGGCAAAATTCCGCAAGAATCTGGATGAGATTGTCAATGCTATTGCTGAGCGCAACAGGAACAAAAAGCTTCCTTACTACTACCTTTCTCCAGATCGCATTCCCAACAGTGTTGCTGTTTGA
- the ALOX5 gene encoding polyunsaturated fatty acid 5-lipoxygenase isoform X3 — protein sequence MRAGGCCPEFEWVDSYDVTVEEDLGEIQLIKIEKRKYWYQDDWYLKYITVKTPMGDYLEFPCYRWITDEKEIVLRDGRAKLPRDDKTQILKQHRRKELETRQKMYRWKEWHPGFPLSIDAHSHSDLPRDIQFDNEKGIDFILNYSKAMENLYVNRFMHMFQSSWSDFADFERIFVRISNTISEYVMQHWKEDFMFGYQFLNGCNPVLIRRCTEIPKKFPVTMDMVECSLERNLTLEEEVKQGNIFIVDYELLDGVDANKTDPCTVQYLAAPICLLYKNLENKIVPIAIQLGQKPGPDNPIFLPSDATYDWLLAKIWVRSSDFHIHQTVTHLLRTHLVSEVFSIAMFRQLPAVHPLFKLLVPHMRFTIAINTKAREQLICECGLFDKANATGGGGHVQMVQKAMKDLTYSSLCFPEEIKAKGMDSREDIPYYYYRDDGIKVWGAIKSFTEDVIHIYYESDEVVCEDVELQAFIKDVYVYGMRGVKASGFPKMIRTREKLAEYLTVVIFTTSAQHAAVNFGQYDWCSWIPNAPPTMRHPPPTQKGTVTIEQIVETLPDRGRSCWHLGAVWALSQFQDNELFLGVYPDEHFVEKPVKEAMAKFRKNLDEIVNAIAERNRNKKLPYYYLSPDRIPNSVAV from the exons GTTGACTCCTATGATGTGACTGTGGAAGAAGACCTTGGAGAAATTCAGCTAATAAAAATTGAGAAGCGAAAATATTGGTACCAGGATGACTGGTACCTTAAGTATATCACTGTAAAAACGCCAATGGGTGACTATTTGGAGTTCCCATGTTACCGTTGGATTACAGATGAAAAAGAGATTGTCCTTCGGGATGGAAGAG CAAAGCTCCCACGGGATGACAAGACCCAAATTCTCAAGCAGCACAGACGCAAAGAGCTTGAGACTCGTCAAAAAATGTACCG CTGGAAGGAGTGGCATCCAGGCTTTCCTCTGAGCATCGATGCTCATTCTCACAGTGATCTGCCTCGTGACATCCAGTTTGACAATGAGAAAGGAATTGATTTCATTCTGAACTACTCTAAAGC gatGGAGAATCTCTATGTCAACCGTTTCATGCACATGTTCCAGTCCTCCTGGAGCGATTTTGCAGATTTTGAGAGGATCTTTGTCAGAATCAGCAACACAATCTCTG AATACGTAATGCAGCACTGGAAGGAGGATTTTATGTTTGGGTATCAGTTCCTGAATGGATGCAATCCTGTGCTGATCCGGAGATGCACAGAGATACCCAAGAAGTTTCCTGTGACTATGGACATGGTAGAATGCAGTCTGGAGAGGAACCTGACCCTGGAGGAGGAAGTGAAG caaggaaacattttcattgTGGACTATGAGCTTCTGGATGGTGTGGATGCCAACAAAACCGACCCATGCACAGTACAGTATTTGGCTGCACCTATCTGTCTGCTGTATAAGAATCTGGAGAATAAAATTGTACCCATTGCAATCCAG CTTGGTCAAAAGCCTGGGCCAGACAatcccattttccttccttcagatGCCACATATGACTGGCTGCTGGCTAAAATTTGGGTTCGCTCATCTGATTTCCACATCCACCAGACAGTGACCCATCTCTTACGGACACATTTAGTCTCAGAGGTGTTCAGCATAGCTATGTTCCGGCAACTACCTGCTGTACATCCCCTCTTCAAG CTCTTGGTGCCACACATGCGGTTCACAATAGCCATCAACACCAAAGCCCGGGAACAGCTTATCTGCGAGTGTGGCCTTTTTGATAAG GCAAATGCTACAGGTGGAGGAGGACATGTACAAATGGTACAGAAAGCGATGAAGGATCTGACTTACagctctctctgctttcctgaggaGATCAAAGCTAAAGGGATGGACAGCAGAGAGGATATCCCCTACTACTATTACCGGGATGATGGCATTAAAGTCTGGGGGGCTATAAAGAG TTTTACAGAGGATGTGATTCACATTTACTATGAGAGCGACGAGGTGGTGTGTGAGGATGTGGAGCTCCAGGCCTTCATCAAAGACGTTTACGTCTATGGGATGAGGGGTGTGAAGGCCTCAG GATTTCCTAAGATGATCAGGACACGAGAGAAGCTAGCAGAATATCTCACGGTGGTAATATTCACCACATCGGCCCAGCATGCAGCTGTGAATTTTGGTCAG TATGACTGGTGTTCCTGGATTCCCAATGCCCCACCAACAATGCGCCACCCTCCTCCGACACAAAAAGGGACAGTCACCATTGAGCAAATTGTGGAGACTCTGCCAGACAGGGGACGTTCTTGTTGGCATCTTGGAGCTGTCTGGGCCTTGAGCCAATTCCAGGACAATGAA CTGTTTCTGGGCGTGTACCCAGATGAACACTTCGTGGAGAAGCCAGTGAAAGAGGCTATGGCAAAATTCCGCAAGAATCTGGATGAGATTGTCAATGCTATTGCTGAGCGCAACAGGAACAAAAAGCTTCCTTACTACTACCTTTCTCCAGATCGCATTCCCAACAGTGTTGCTGTTTGA
- the ALOX5 gene encoding polyunsaturated fatty acid 5-lipoxygenase isoform X1 translates to MPSYTVTVATGTQWFAGTDDYVYLSLEGTEGCSERHLLDKPFYNDFERGAVDSYDVTVEEDLGEIQLIKIEKRKYWYQDDWYLKYITVKTPMGDYLEFPCYRWITDEKEIVLRDGRAKLPRDDKTQILKQHRRKELETRQKMYRWKEWHPGFPLSIDAHSHSDLPRDIQFDNEKGIDFILNYSKAMENLYVNRFMHMFQSSWSDFADFERIFVRISNTISEYVMQHWKEDFMFGYQFLNGCNPVLIRRCTEIPKKFPVTMDMVECSLERNLTLEEEVKQGNIFIVDYELLDGVDANKTDPCTVQYLAAPICLLYKNLENKIVPIAIQLGQKPGPDNPIFLPSDATYDWLLAKIWVRSSDFHIHQTVTHLLRTHLVSEVFSIAMFRQLPAVHPLFKLLVPHMRFTIAINTKAREQLICECGLFDKANATGGGGHVQMVQKAMKDLTYSSLCFPEEIKAKGMDSREDIPYYYYRDDGIKVWGAIKSFTEDVIHIYYESDEVVCEDVELQAFIKDVYVYGMRGVKASGFPKMIRTREKLAEYLTVVIFTTSAQHAAVNFGQYDWCSWIPNAPPTMRHPPPTQKGTVTIEQIVETLPDRGRSCWHLGAVWALSQFQDNELFLGVYPDEHFVEKPVKEAMAKFRKNLDEIVNAIAERNRNKKLPYYYLSPDRIPNSVAV, encoded by the exons ATGCCGTCCTACACGGTCACGGTAGCTACGGGCACTCAGTGGTTCGCGGGCACCGACGACTATGTATACCTGAGCCTGGAGGGCACGGAGGGCTGCAGCGAGAGGCACCTCCTGGACAAACCCTTCTACAACGACTTCGAGCGCGGCGCG GTTGACTCCTATGATGTGACTGTGGAAGAAGACCTTGGAGAAATTCAGCTAATAAAAATTGAGAAGCGAAAATATTGGTACCAGGATGACTGGTACCTTAAGTATATCACTGTAAAAACGCCAATGGGTGACTATTTGGAGTTCCCATGTTACCGTTGGATTACAGATGAAAAAGAGATTGTCCTTCGGGATGGAAGAG CAAAGCTCCCACGGGATGACAAGACCCAAATTCTCAAGCAGCACAGACGCAAAGAGCTTGAGACTCGTCAAAAAATGTACCG CTGGAAGGAGTGGCATCCAGGCTTTCCTCTGAGCATCGATGCTCATTCTCACAGTGATCTGCCTCGTGACATCCAGTTTGACAATGAGAAAGGAATTGATTTCATTCTGAACTACTCTAAAGC gatGGAGAATCTCTATGTCAACCGTTTCATGCACATGTTCCAGTCCTCCTGGAGCGATTTTGCAGATTTTGAGAGGATCTTTGTCAGAATCAGCAACACAATCTCTG AATACGTAATGCAGCACTGGAAGGAGGATTTTATGTTTGGGTATCAGTTCCTGAATGGATGCAATCCTGTGCTGATCCGGAGATGCACAGAGATACCCAAGAAGTTTCCTGTGACTATGGACATGGTAGAATGCAGTCTGGAGAGGAACCTGACCCTGGAGGAGGAAGTGAAG caaggaaacattttcattgTGGACTATGAGCTTCTGGATGGTGTGGATGCCAACAAAACCGACCCATGCACAGTACAGTATTTGGCTGCACCTATCTGTCTGCTGTATAAGAATCTGGAGAATAAAATTGTACCCATTGCAATCCAG CTTGGTCAAAAGCCTGGGCCAGACAatcccattttccttccttcagatGCCACATATGACTGGCTGCTGGCTAAAATTTGGGTTCGCTCATCTGATTTCCACATCCACCAGACAGTGACCCATCTCTTACGGACACATTTAGTCTCAGAGGTGTTCAGCATAGCTATGTTCCGGCAACTACCTGCTGTACATCCCCTCTTCAAG CTCTTGGTGCCACACATGCGGTTCACAATAGCCATCAACACCAAAGCCCGGGAACAGCTTATCTGCGAGTGTGGCCTTTTTGATAAG GCAAATGCTACAGGTGGAGGAGGACATGTACAAATGGTACAGAAAGCGATGAAGGATCTGACTTACagctctctctgctttcctgaggaGATCAAAGCTAAAGGGATGGACAGCAGAGAGGATATCCCCTACTACTATTACCGGGATGATGGCATTAAAGTCTGGGGGGCTATAAAGAG TTTTACAGAGGATGTGATTCACATTTACTATGAGAGCGACGAGGTGGTGTGTGAGGATGTGGAGCTCCAGGCCTTCATCAAAGACGTTTACGTCTATGGGATGAGGGGTGTGAAGGCCTCAG GATTTCCTAAGATGATCAGGACACGAGAGAAGCTAGCAGAATATCTCACGGTGGTAATATTCACCACATCGGCCCAGCATGCAGCTGTGAATTTTGGTCAG TATGACTGGTGTTCCTGGATTCCCAATGCCCCACCAACAATGCGCCACCCTCCTCCGACACAAAAAGGGACAGTCACCATTGAGCAAATTGTGGAGACTCTGCCAGACAGGGGACGTTCTTGTTGGCATCTTGGAGCTGTCTGGGCCTTGAGCCAATTCCAGGACAATGAA CTGTTTCTGGGCGTGTACCCAGATGAACACTTCGTGGAGAAGCCAGTGAAAGAGGCTATGGCAAAATTCCGCAAGAATCTGGATGAGATTGTCAATGCTATTGCTGAGCGCAACAGGAACAAAAAGCTTCCTTACTACTACCTTTCTCCAGATCGCATTCCCAACAGTGTTGCTGTTTGA
- the ALOX5 gene encoding polyunsaturated fatty acid 5-lipoxygenase isoform X2 has translation MSSQSTDISEELNKEVDSYDVTVEEDLGEIQLIKIEKRKYWYQDDWYLKYITVKTPMGDYLEFPCYRWITDEKEIVLRDGRAKLPRDDKTQILKQHRRKELETRQKMYRWKEWHPGFPLSIDAHSHSDLPRDIQFDNEKGIDFILNYSKAMENLYVNRFMHMFQSSWSDFADFERIFVRISNTISEYVMQHWKEDFMFGYQFLNGCNPVLIRRCTEIPKKFPVTMDMVECSLERNLTLEEEVKQGNIFIVDYELLDGVDANKTDPCTVQYLAAPICLLYKNLENKIVPIAIQLGQKPGPDNPIFLPSDATYDWLLAKIWVRSSDFHIHQTVTHLLRTHLVSEVFSIAMFRQLPAVHPLFKLLVPHMRFTIAINTKAREQLICECGLFDKANATGGGGHVQMVQKAMKDLTYSSLCFPEEIKAKGMDSREDIPYYYYRDDGIKVWGAIKSFTEDVIHIYYESDEVVCEDVELQAFIKDVYVYGMRGVKASGFPKMIRTREKLAEYLTVVIFTTSAQHAAVNFGQYDWCSWIPNAPPTMRHPPPTQKGTVTIEQIVETLPDRGRSCWHLGAVWALSQFQDNELFLGVYPDEHFVEKPVKEAMAKFRKNLDEIVNAIAERNRNKKLPYYYLSPDRIPNSVAV, from the exons ATGAGTAGCCAGAGCACTGATATCTCCGAGGAATTAAATAAAGAG GTTGACTCCTATGATGTGACTGTGGAAGAAGACCTTGGAGAAATTCAGCTAATAAAAATTGAGAAGCGAAAATATTGGTACCAGGATGACTGGTACCTTAAGTATATCACTGTAAAAACGCCAATGGGTGACTATTTGGAGTTCCCATGTTACCGTTGGATTACAGATGAAAAAGAGATTGTCCTTCGGGATGGAAGAG CAAAGCTCCCACGGGATGACAAGACCCAAATTCTCAAGCAGCACAGACGCAAAGAGCTTGAGACTCGTCAAAAAATGTACCG CTGGAAGGAGTGGCATCCAGGCTTTCCTCTGAGCATCGATGCTCATTCTCACAGTGATCTGCCTCGTGACATCCAGTTTGACAATGAGAAAGGAATTGATTTCATTCTGAACTACTCTAAAGC gatGGAGAATCTCTATGTCAACCGTTTCATGCACATGTTCCAGTCCTCCTGGAGCGATTTTGCAGATTTTGAGAGGATCTTTGTCAGAATCAGCAACACAATCTCTG AATACGTAATGCAGCACTGGAAGGAGGATTTTATGTTTGGGTATCAGTTCCTGAATGGATGCAATCCTGTGCTGATCCGGAGATGCACAGAGATACCCAAGAAGTTTCCTGTGACTATGGACATGGTAGAATGCAGTCTGGAGAGGAACCTGACCCTGGAGGAGGAAGTGAAG caaggaaacattttcattgTGGACTATGAGCTTCTGGATGGTGTGGATGCCAACAAAACCGACCCATGCACAGTACAGTATTTGGCTGCACCTATCTGTCTGCTGTATAAGAATCTGGAGAATAAAATTGTACCCATTGCAATCCAG CTTGGTCAAAAGCCTGGGCCAGACAatcccattttccttccttcagatGCCACATATGACTGGCTGCTGGCTAAAATTTGGGTTCGCTCATCTGATTTCCACATCCACCAGACAGTGACCCATCTCTTACGGACACATTTAGTCTCAGAGGTGTTCAGCATAGCTATGTTCCGGCAACTACCTGCTGTACATCCCCTCTTCAAG CTCTTGGTGCCACACATGCGGTTCACAATAGCCATCAACACCAAAGCCCGGGAACAGCTTATCTGCGAGTGTGGCCTTTTTGATAAG GCAAATGCTACAGGTGGAGGAGGACATGTACAAATGGTACAGAAAGCGATGAAGGATCTGACTTACagctctctctgctttcctgaggaGATCAAAGCTAAAGGGATGGACAGCAGAGAGGATATCCCCTACTACTATTACCGGGATGATGGCATTAAAGTCTGGGGGGCTATAAAGAG TTTTACAGAGGATGTGATTCACATTTACTATGAGAGCGACGAGGTGGTGTGTGAGGATGTGGAGCTCCAGGCCTTCATCAAAGACGTTTACGTCTATGGGATGAGGGGTGTGAAGGCCTCAG GATTTCCTAAGATGATCAGGACACGAGAGAAGCTAGCAGAATATCTCACGGTGGTAATATTCACCACATCGGCCCAGCATGCAGCTGTGAATTTTGGTCAG TATGACTGGTGTTCCTGGATTCCCAATGCCCCACCAACAATGCGCCACCCTCCTCCGACACAAAAAGGGACAGTCACCATTGAGCAAATTGTGGAGACTCTGCCAGACAGGGGACGTTCTTGTTGGCATCTTGGAGCTGTCTGGGCCTTGAGCCAATTCCAGGACAATGAA CTGTTTCTGGGCGTGTACCCAGATGAACACTTCGTGGAGAAGCCAGTGAAAGAGGCTATGGCAAAATTCCGCAAGAATCTGGATGAGATTGTCAATGCTATTGCTGAGCGCAACAGGAACAAAAAGCTTCCTTACTACTACCTTTCTCCAGATCGCATTCCCAACAGTGTTGCTGTTTGA